In the Perca flavescens isolate YP-PL-M2 chromosome 20, PFLA_1.0, whole genome shotgun sequence genome, one interval contains:
- the rnf144aa gene encoding putative E3 ubiquitin-protein ligase RNF144A-A isoform X2, with the protein MTTARYRPTWELAVDPLVSCKLCLGEFPLEQMTTITQCQCVFCTLCLKQYVELLIKEGLETAISCPDSACPKRGHLLENEIECMVATEMMQKYKKLQFEREVLLDPCRTWCPSSTCQAVCQLKESDSPALPQLVQCAVCALEFCSTCKANWHPGQACQENNLPITSFLPGENGSFYKNEEDDAPIKRCPKCKVYIERDEGCAQMMCKNCKHAFCWYCLESLDDDFLLIHYDKGPCRNKLGHSRASVIWHRTQVVGIFAGFGLLLLVASPFLLLATPIVLCCKCKCSKGDDDPLPT; encoded by the exons ATGACCACGGCACGGTACCGTCCCACCTGGGAGCTGGCCGTGGACCCCCTGGTCTCGTGCAAGCTGTGCCTTGGAGAGTTCCctctggagcagatgaccaccATCACACAGTGCCAATGTGTCTTCTGTACACTG tgcCTGAAGCAGTATGTGGAACTCCTGATTAAAGAAGGCCTTGAAACTGCAATTAGTTGTCCAGACTCTGCCTGTCCCAAAAGAGGACACTTGCTGGAAAATGAG ATTGAGTGCATGGTGGCCACAGAGATGATGCAGAAATACAAGAAGCTTCAGTTCGAAAGGG AGGTGCTGTTGGACCCATGCCGGACGTGGTGCCCTTCCTCGACCTGCCAGGCCGTGTGCCAACTAAAGGAATCTGATTCTCCTGCGCTGCCCCAGCTGGTCCAGTGCGCCGTCTGTGCCCTCGAGTTCTGCTCGACCTGCAAGGCCAACTGGCACCCCGGACAGGCCTGCCAAGAGAACAACCTGCCCATTACCTCCTTCCTACCAGGAGAAAACGG ctcTTTCTATAAGAATGAAGAGGATGACGCACCAATCAAGCGTTGTCCTAAATGTAAAGTTTACATTGAGAGGGACGAGGGCTGTGCACAGATGATGTGCAAGAACTGCAAACACGCCTTCTGCTGGTACTGTTTGGAGTCCCTGGAT GACGACTTTCTCCTGATCCACTATGACAAAGGGCCCTGTCGGAACAAACTGGGCCACTCCAGGGCGTCTGTTATCTGGCACAGAACACAG GTTGTCGGGATCTTTGCTGGCTTTGGCCTGCTCCTGCTGGTTGCCTCCCCCTTCCTCCTTCTGGCCACTCCCATTGTCCTCTGCTGCAAGTGCAAGTGCAGCAAAGGCGATGACGACCCATTGCCAACCTAA
- the rnf144aa gene encoding putative E3 ubiquitin-protein ligase RNF144A-A isoform X1: MASLQCGAADFLPSTEARTVESSVAVKMTTARYRPTWELAVDPLVSCKLCLGEFPLEQMTTITQCQCVFCTLCLKQYVELLIKEGLETAISCPDSACPKRGHLLENEIECMVATEMMQKYKKLQFEREVLLDPCRTWCPSSTCQAVCQLKESDSPALPQLVQCAVCALEFCSTCKANWHPGQACQENNLPITSFLPGENGSFYKNEEDDAPIKRCPKCKVYIERDEGCAQMMCKNCKHAFCWYCLESLDDDFLLIHYDKGPCRNKLGHSRASVIWHRTQVVGIFAGFGLLLLVASPFLLLATPIVLCCKCKCSKGDDDPLPT; encoded by the exons CTCTGTGGCGGTGAAGATGACCACGGCACGGTACCGTCCCACCTGGGAGCTGGCCGTGGACCCCCTGGTCTCGTGCAAGCTGTGCCTTGGAGAGTTCCctctggagcagatgaccaccATCACACAGTGCCAATGTGTCTTCTGTACACTG tgcCTGAAGCAGTATGTGGAACTCCTGATTAAAGAAGGCCTTGAAACTGCAATTAGTTGTCCAGACTCTGCCTGTCCCAAAAGAGGACACTTGCTGGAAAATGAG ATTGAGTGCATGGTGGCCACAGAGATGATGCAGAAATACAAGAAGCTTCAGTTCGAAAGGG AGGTGCTGTTGGACCCATGCCGGACGTGGTGCCCTTCCTCGACCTGCCAGGCCGTGTGCCAACTAAAGGAATCTGATTCTCCTGCGCTGCCCCAGCTGGTCCAGTGCGCCGTCTGTGCCCTCGAGTTCTGCTCGACCTGCAAGGCCAACTGGCACCCCGGACAGGCCTGCCAAGAGAACAACCTGCCCATTACCTCCTTCCTACCAGGAGAAAACGG ctcTTTCTATAAGAATGAAGAGGATGACGCACCAATCAAGCGTTGTCCTAAATGTAAAGTTTACATTGAGAGGGACGAGGGCTGTGCACAGATGATGTGCAAGAACTGCAAACACGCCTTCTGCTGGTACTGTTTGGAGTCCCTGGAT GACGACTTTCTCCTGATCCACTATGACAAAGGGCCCTGTCGGAACAAACTGGGCCACTCCAGGGCGTCTGTTATCTGGCACAGAACACAG GTTGTCGGGATCTTTGCTGGCTTTGGCCTGCTCCTGCTGGTTGCCTCCCCCTTCCTCCTTCTGGCCACTCCCATTGTCCTCTGCTGCAAGTGCAAGTGCAGCAAAGGCGATGACGACCCATTGCCAACCTAA